The following coding sequences lie in one Leptospira mtsangambouensis genomic window:
- a CDS encoding TPM domain-containing protein, protein MFSLLIPFLLVSLCFQCSPSNEEPIDTLVAKVPNPKTVRNSWVEDSAGVLTDTASIDQMINAEEAKSGVEIAVVTLPTIGSYVPKDFAVALINHWKIGKKGKDNGILILHVIDQRRIEIETGYGMEGDLPDVTIKRIIDTYTIPSFKEDNFQKGHADTVSAIISKLNHPELAVEDLVSNGATTDYVTDASTYPSNNDTPNESKRTDEYDYQGKSYSQLTDDEKRILEDTVDRYNTTNNYFLNDEESRLLNEKFTELERIEKEESLRNKKYFILGYLALFVFLNLFQRIVVWFTPSPTAKYHIVHKTDFILFYGIVISPVIIAITLLSLVLDDALFPVSIVLIIASIIIFFIFWGDLRMRKLMERLQSIRNIPRKCKKCGTTMTKLSEEADNKHLSEGQVSEEIVNSIDYDVWVCPSCHSNAILKFPNINPEYIYKGTSFPKIKSCPDCKFETFVCKSSRILSEATYSSSGKVEVKRTCAHCKHSATEYETIPKKQKSSSGGSSGGGGGGGGGSFGGGSSGGGGSGGSY, encoded by the coding sequence ATTTTTTCTTTGCTCATTCCATTTCTTTTGGTCTCTCTTTGCTTTCAATGTTCCCCATCCAACGAGGAGCCCATCGACACACTTGTCGCCAAAGTCCCAAACCCCAAAACAGTTCGGAACAGTTGGGTAGAAGACAGCGCCGGTGTTTTAACAGACACTGCGTCCATTGACCAAATGATCAATGCTGAAGAAGCAAAATCTGGAGTAGAAATTGCAGTAGTGACTTTGCCAACCATCGGAAGTTATGTACCAAAAGACTTTGCTGTTGCACTTATCAATCACTGGAAAATTGGAAAAAAAGGAAAAGACAATGGAATCCTGATTTTACATGTCATCGACCAACGTCGTATAGAAATTGAAACTGGGTATGGGATGGAAGGTGACCTTCCTGATGTCACTATCAAACGAATCATCGATACATACACCATTCCTTCCTTTAAAGAAGATAACTTTCAAAAGGGACATGCGGACACAGTGTCTGCCATCATTAGTAAATTAAACCATCCTGAGTTGGCGGTAGAAGATTTAGTTTCGAATGGAGCGACAACCGACTATGTTACAGATGCCAGTACCTATCCTTCAAATAACGATACACCAAATGAATCCAAAAGAACGGACGAATATGATTACCAAGGCAAATCCTATTCACAACTAACAGATGATGAAAAAAGAATTTTAGAAGATACTGTTGACCGATACAATACCACGAATAATTATTTTTTAAACGATGAAGAATCAAGACTTTTAAACGAAAAATTTACCGAACTGGAAAGAATCGAAAAAGAAGAATCACTTCGTAATAAAAAATATTTTATATTAGGTTACCTTGCCCTTTTTGTATTTTTAAATTTATTCCAAAGGATTGTGGTTTGGTTCACACCTTCCCCTACAGCAAAGTATCATATTGTTCACAAAACTGATTTCATTTTGTTTTATGGAATTGTGATTAGTCCTGTCATCATTGCCATCACTCTCCTTTCTTTGGTTTTGGACGATGCGTTATTTCCCGTGTCTATCGTTCTTATCATTGCTAGTATCATTATATTTTTTATTTTTTGGGGCGACTTACGAATGCGTAAGTTAATGGAACGTTTGCAATCCATTCGAAATATTCCCAGAAAATGTAAAAAATGTGGAACTACAATGACAAAACTTTCTGAAGAAGCAGATAACAAACATTTGTCGGAAGGACAGGTATCTGAAGAAATTGTCAATTCGATTGATTATGATGTTTGGGTATGCCCAAGTTGCCATTCCAATGCCATTTTAAAATTTCCCAACATCAATCCAGAATACATTTACAAAGGAACTTCTTTTCCAAAAATTAAATCTTGTCCCGACTGTAAGTTTGAAACCTTTGTTTGTAAATCCAGCCGTATCCTTTCGGAAGCAACTTATAGCAGTTCCGGTAAAGTGGAAGTGAAACGAACTTGTGCCCATTGCAAACACAGTGCTACCGAATACGAAACCATTCCCAAAAAACAAAAGAGTAGCTCCGGCGGTTCCTCTGGCGGAGGAGGAGGTGGTGGTGGCGGAAGTTTTGGTGGAGGTTCCTCTGGCGGGGGCGGTAGCGGAGGCAGCTACTAA
- a CDS encoding carboxypeptidase-like regulatory domain-containing protein, which yields MKPRPSLSTFSMILGLWMVLGNCYFNPAVQLVVNPDITEETSPVTLLGVASVLAAPKTVQITGQIVDANGVAAVGATITIISRTNQLDGLTNTMLLNEGGRFYLILSTGETKIRVDQSGSELFTFTISIPFPGSSMITNKSLSGPDVLNVEFYEKGITPAYLDMISSSPSQNETRMSTPTTFTFIFTETLDNLVSDQAAWIASNIITNPPISFYSTIAFNTNQFSISYFDGISSGNYYSIYLGSGIKSQSGKSLSPRLISFYCSVCPPP from the coding sequence ATGAAACCACGACCTAGTTTATCAACATTTTCGATGATTTTAGGTTTATGGATGGTGCTCGGGAATTGTTATTTCAATCCAGCGGTGCAATTGGTTGTGAATCCAGATATCACAGAAGAGACTAGCCCTGTCACTCTGCTCGGGGTAGCGTCAGTGCTTGCTGCGCCGAAAACCGTCCAAATCACTGGCCAGATCGTCGATGCAAATGGTGTAGCTGCAGTCGGAGCAACCATAACAATCATTAGTCGAACCAATCAATTAGATGGCCTCACGAATACAATGTTATTAAATGAAGGAGGAAGGTTTTATTTGATTTTAAGTACAGGAGAAACAAAGATTCGTGTGGACCAATCAGGTAGTGAGTTGTTTACGTTTACTATTTCGATTCCATTTCCTGGATCATCAATGATCACAAATAAGTCATTAAGTGGCCCAGACGTATTGAATGTAGAATTTTATGAAAAAGGAATCACACCGGCATATTTGGATATGATCAGTTCGAGCCCAAGCCAGAACGAAACTAGAATGTCAACACCAACAACTTTTACTTTTATTTTCACAGAAACCTTAGACAACTTAGTTTCAGACCAAGCAGCATGGATCGCTTCCAACATAATCACGAATCCACCTATATCATTTTATTCCACGATAGCGTTCAATACAAATCAGTTTTCAATTTCTTATTTTGACGGTATTAGCTCAGGGAATTACTATTCTATTTACCTAGGTTCAGGTATTAAATCACAATCTGGTAAGTCGCTTTCTCCTAGATTGATTAGTTTCTATTGCTCTGTTTGTCCTCCTCCATAG
- a CDS encoding LA_0442/LA_0875 N-terminal domain-containing protein, protein MILNPNNIGKILERTFTMRNKHLTLIVFIFCIISPLAAVQTILLKQGKSIKGVITNQNVDSVEVDTQNGKHMVISKKTVLKIIYKDIAESEEEIIRREEEEKRKSEKEKAIAAKQEEIRKRRDELMRQESERKANQEGGEVVTHSLRDSFVLGSVADGNMITLAPDSAKCQAFQSYPEYFWLFGALRFKEPNWDVLLPKDNRPVRIKQTSTWGDMAITLLGGFLITITRKTIVVDVCEGSGYRMVSDSEIKRIKDEAVEQIKTEQELKEAEEKYELEQLEKDLETLKKKR, encoded by the coding sequence ATGATTCTAAATCCTAATAATATAGGGAAAATACTAGAACGGACCTTCACTATGCGAAACAAACACCTGACTCTCATTGTATTTATTTTTTGTATCATTTCCCCATTGGCTGCTGTACAAACAATTCTCTTGAAACAAGGAAAGTCCATTAAAGGTGTGATCACCAATCAGAATGTGGATAGTGTTGAAGTAGACACACAAAACGGAAAACATATGGTGATTTCCAAAAAAACCGTTCTAAAGATTATCTACAAAGACATTGCTGAATCTGAAGAAGAAATCATCCGTAGAGAAGAAGAAGAAAAAAGAAAATCCGAAAAAGAAAAAGCCATCGCCGCCAAACAAGAGGAGATTCGTAAACGCAGAGATGAATTGATGAGACAAGAATCGGAAAGAAAGGCGAACCAAGAAGGTGGTGAAGTGGTCACACATAGCTTACGTGATTCCTTCGTACTTGGATCTGTTGCCGATGGCAATATGATCACACTTGCACCTGATTCAGCAAAATGCCAAGCTTTCCAATCTTATCCAGAATACTTTTGGTTGTTTGGTGCTCTCCGTTTCAAAGAACCAAATTGGGATGTATTACTTCCTAAAGACAATCGTCCCGTTCGCATCAAACAAACATCCACTTGGGGAGACATGGCAATTACGCTCCTTGGTGGATTTCTGATCACAATCACACGCAAAACCATTGTCGTTGATGTTTGTGAAGGAAGCGGTTATCGTATGGTGTCTGACTCTGAAATCAAACGCATCAAAGATGAAGCTGTTGAACAAATCAAAACAGAACAAGAACTGAAAGAAGCAGAAGAAAAATACGAGTTAGAACAACTTGAAAAAGATTTAGAAACTTTGAAGAAGAAAAGATAA
- the eat gene encoding ethanolamine permease: MKEDQKMHKVLHSVHLWGIAVGLVISGDYFGWNFGWSKASFWEFGFAVVLVATFYVLFALCFTELAASIPQSGGPSAYAKRALGDLFGLITGYLVLVEFLLAPPAIASALGGYIHFLFPIIPAFGAGIVMFCLLLLINLTGIKQTARFELLVTLVAVFGLLLYLAFLTPHVSFEKLPNLPNVHSIVWSSVFLSIPFAIWFFLAVEGVALAAEEVRNPARDIPIGYTAGIFTLLCLAGFIFVFTAAVVDTKEISELDYPLSYVLQKLYGKDQIWPFVFTFIGLFGLVASLFGIILGNSRLIYAMAKEGYLPNYLSKLSKGSLVPQNAVLSGGVLGIFCMSFLDTAELITISALGACGMYLFSLISYFVLRKKEPLMPRPYKAPFYPVLPGIALGLGIVACGSVSFAEPYLAIGVVVFGFLLGFGYLWKQKRN, from the coding sequence ATGAAAGAAGATCAAAAAATGCATAAAGTTCTACATTCTGTTCATTTATGGGGCATTGCTGTAGGACTTGTCATTTCGGGTGATTATTTTGGTTGGAACTTTGGATGGTCCAAGGCAAGTTTTTGGGAATTTGGTTTTGCGGTTGTTCTTGTGGCTACTTTTTACGTACTCTTTGCACTATGTTTTACTGAACTTGCGGCAAGCATTCCACAATCAGGTGGCCCATCTGCTTATGCAAAACGGGCATTAGGAGATTTGTTTGGACTGATTACAGGTTATTTAGTTCTTGTTGAATTTTTGTTAGCCCCACCTGCCATTGCTTCGGCCCTCGGGGGATACATTCATTTTCTATTCCCCATTATACCTGCGTTTGGTGCTGGTATCGTTATGTTCTGTTTGTTGTTATTAATCAACTTAACCGGAATCAAACAAACAGCTCGATTTGAACTTCTGGTGACCCTCGTCGCAGTATTTGGCCTTTTGTTGTATTTGGCATTTTTAACACCGCATGTATCATTTGAAAAATTGCCCAATCTACCAAACGTTCATTCGATTGTTTGGAGTTCTGTTTTTCTTTCCATTCCTTTTGCCATTTGGTTTTTTTTAGCTGTGGAAGGAGTGGCTTTGGCTGCAGAAGAAGTGAGAAATCCGGCTAGAGATATACCCATTGGATATACTGCAGGAATCTTCACTCTACTTTGTTTGGCGGGATTTATTTTCGTATTTACGGCAGCAGTTGTTGATACAAAAGAAATCTCTGAATTGGATTATCCCTTATCTTATGTATTACAAAAGTTATACGGAAAAGATCAAATTTGGCCTTTTGTGTTTACCTTTATCGGTTTGTTTGGATTGGTTGCTTCTTTATTTGGAATCATACTTGGAAACTCTCGACTGATTTATGCGATGGCCAAAGAAGGTTATTTACCCAATTATCTATCTAAGCTGAGCAAAGGTTCCCTCGTTCCACAAAATGCTGTATTAAGTGGAGGAGTTCTTGGGATTTTTTGTATGAGTTTTTTAGATACTGCGGAACTTATCACTATATCTGCGTTAGGTGCTTGTGGCATGTATCTATTTAGCCTAATCTCTTATTTTGTTTTGCGAAAAAAAGAACCGTTGATGCCAAGGCCGTACAAGGCTCCTTTTTACCCTGTTTTGCCTGGCATTGCCCTTGGATTGGGAATTGTGGCTTGCGGATCGGTTTCATTCGCAGAACCTTATTTGGCAATTGGAGTTGTTGTTTTTGGTTTTTTATTGGGGTTTGGGTATTTATGGAAACAAAAAAGGAACTAA
- a CDS encoding adenylate/guanylate cyclase domain-containing protein: MKKLFLFLILFQLGCLSEERNVKAEAEKGYLDLSRHSFVNEPFVVLNGEWKFFWNTAPTEIKETDSDLFLGLPKHWNGYKMNYGSLGGFGHASFRIKLKLADNQQETMALTVPEQDTSYAIYANGKFLGGSGKPGPNPNEYIPQVKSTVVILPETSDITIDLYVANYVHRKGGIWNDIVISTYTKAESRLTKRKINETMLSSVLAFVGFFFLVMYFYNRDGKHTIGIFLFSLAVLLRTISTGERILIEFIDVPYWILLRLEYLSWYWSAPLLYHYFYTIFPEDFSKRMGTFFYTLSSILTIGLLLPPVYFTETASIYPIAFVANGIIIFIYLYRAYTKKRMESKPLLFGMLLVLAAATNDVLHAESYIRTMYVAPASVVIFVFLQVMTFGRNVRQTMTKTLEFAQEQKQLSNSFSRFVPTEFLYHLGKSDIRYVDLGDQVQKRMTILFADIRSFTEFSETLTPKENFDFLNSYLQRVGPIIRHNNGFIDKFIGDAVMALFPYDINDAVKAAVEMQDAIRIYNGHRANCGYIPIEVGIGIHTGNLTLGILGEHKRMEGTVISDAVNLASRIEGITKLFSSRIVISADTFIEASEGLGYHYRLLDRVAIKGKTESVFVVEVLDGYEPDKASRLIAIKDEYTLALDAFRRDDFKEAIDGFSKLLDKNPDDSVSRLFLERCHESKERTKMEFGS; this comes from the coding sequence ATGAAGAAACTCTTTCTTTTTCTTATCTTATTCCAACTCGGTTGTCTTTCAGAGGAAAGGAATGTAAAAGCAGAAGCAGAGAAAGGATATTTAGACCTAAGCCGCCATTCCTTTGTGAACGAACCCTTTGTTGTTTTGAATGGGGAATGGAAATTCTTTTGGAACACGGCACCTACAGAAATAAAAGAAACCGATTCCGATTTATTCCTTGGCCTTCCGAAACATTGGAACGGATACAAAATGAATTATGGTTCCCTTGGTGGATTTGGACATGCTAGTTTTCGAATCAAATTAAAACTTGCAGACAACCAACAAGAGACCATGGCATTGACTGTCCCCGAACAGGACACTTCGTACGCTATTTATGCAAATGGAAAGTTTTTAGGTGGATCGGGTAAACCTGGACCCAATCCAAACGAATACATTCCACAAGTCAAATCCACTGTAGTCATATTACCAGAAACTTCAGATATCACTATCGATCTCTATGTTGCAAATTATGTACATAGAAAAGGAGGGATTTGGAACGATATTGTCATTTCCACTTACACTAAAGCAGAAAGTCGACTCACCAAACGAAAGATCAACGAAACCATGTTATCATCTGTTCTTGCTTTTGTTGGTTTTTTCTTTTTAGTTATGTATTTCTACAATCGCGATGGAAAACACACAATTGGTATCTTTTTGTTTTCATTGGCGGTATTACTTAGAACCATTTCAACGGGAGAACGAATTCTAATAGAATTTATAGATGTTCCCTATTGGATATTATTACGCTTGGAATACCTTTCTTGGTACTGGTCAGCACCTCTTTTATATCATTATTTTTATACCATTTTTCCCGAAGATTTTTCAAAACGAATGGGGACTTTCTTTTATACTCTATCCTCTATTTTAACCATTGGCCTTTTGTTACCGCCAGTTTATTTTACTGAAACTGCATCCATATATCCCATTGCATTTGTGGCAAATGGAATCATTATATTTATTTATTTGTATCGAGCTTATACAAAAAAAAGAATGGAATCCAAACCATTGTTATTCGGAATGCTTTTGGTTCTTGCTGCTGCTACCAATGATGTCCTACATGCCGAATCTTATATCCGTACGATGTATGTTGCACCCGCAAGTGTCGTAATATTCGTTTTTTTGCAAGTCATGACCTTTGGACGAAACGTTCGCCAAACTATGACAAAAACTCTAGAATTTGCTCAAGAACAGAAACAACTTAGTAATTCCTTCAGTCGTTTTGTTCCAACAGAATTTTTGTATCACTTAGGCAAATCCGATATCCGGTATGTAGACTTAGGTGACCAAGTACAAAAAAGAATGACCATTCTGTTTGCCGACATTCGATCTTTTACCGAATTTTCAGAAACACTTACACCAAAAGAAAACTTTGATTTTTTAAATAGTTACCTCCAAAGGGTTGGACCTATCATTCGACACAACAACGGGTTTATTGATAAATTTATTGGCGATGCGGTGATGGCACTATTTCCGTATGACATCAATGATGCGGTAAAAGCGGCGGTCGAAATGCAAGATGCCATTCGTATTTATAACGGACACAGAGCCAATTGTGGATACATCCCCATCGAAGTTGGAATTGGAATCCATACCGGAAATCTCACCTTAGGAATCTTAGGTGAACACAAAAGAATGGAAGGAACCGTTATCTCTGATGCAGTCAACCTCGCATCTCGCATAGAAGGAATTACTAAACTCTTTTCTTCTCGTATTGTCATCAGTGCAGATACTTTTATCGAAGCATCGGAAGGACTCGGATACCACTACCGATTGCTTGACCGAGTGGCAATCAAAGGAAAAACAGAATCCGTTTTCGTTGTAGAAGTTTTAGATGGATATGAACCAGACAAAGCATCAAGGCTTATCGCAATCAAAGACGAGTACACCTTGGCCCTGGATGCATTCCGCAGGGATGATTTTAAAGAAGCCATTGATGGGTTTTCTAAATTATTAGATAAAAACCCCGATGATTCGGTCTCGAGGTTATTTTTAGAACGTTGTCACGAATCCAAAGAAAGAACAAAGATGGAATTTGGATCTTAG
- a CDS encoding FMN-binding glutamate synthase family protein: MDAPLMDQILTWIEAHPLSSTLIGLFVFLVLVFLRDITQKTHTIQRNFPIVGRLRYFLEMIGPELRQYWVAHDKEERPFDRTERSWIYATAKGQNNNFGFGTTEIQYEPGYPIIKHKAFPYPEAKAYIHNQDPSCIPCLKIIGPKRKFPYRPYSIVNISAMSFGSLGKNAVMALNRGARDSGAYQNTGEGGLSHYHMEGADMVWQIGTGYFGARDHSGKFSLDVLKEKVGKNPCIKMIEIKLSQGAKPGKGGILPAKKVNAEIAAIRHVEEGKDCISPNSHNEFTNVKELIQFIEKIASGTGLPVGIKSAVGEIEFWEELANEMKQSSLGPDFITIDGGEGGTGAAPLTYADHVSLPFKIGFQRVYTLFQKEGLSEQIVWIGSGKLGFPDRAVVAIAMGCDLINVAREAMLSIGCIQAQKCHTDHCPAGVATQNWWLQRGVDPEIKGKRAAKYIQGFRKELLSLAHSCGYEHPGQFTGQDIEISMGMNRYQTLEGLLGYKRDEVKFTKLQDYTVFPKRQA, from the coding sequence ATGGACGCACCCCTTATGGATCAGATACTTACTTGGATAGAAGCCCATCCCCTCTCCTCCACTCTGATTGGATTGTTCGTATTTCTTGTACTTGTCTTCCTCCGAGACATCACTCAAAAAACGCACACGATTCAGAGGAACTTTCCCATTGTTGGTCGTCTCCGTTATTTTTTAGAAATGATTGGGCCGGAACTCAGACAGTATTGGGTGGCTCATGATAAAGAGGAACGTCCTTTTGATCGTACAGAAAGAAGTTGGATTTATGCCACAGCCAAAGGACAAAACAATAACTTTGGATTTGGAACTACAGAAATCCAATACGAACCTGGATATCCCATCATCAAACACAAAGCCTTCCCTTATCCAGAAGCAAAGGCTTATATCCACAACCAAGATCCAAGTTGTATTCCTTGTTTAAAGATCATTGGACCCAAACGAAAATTTCCATACAGACCATATTCCATTGTCAATATCTCTGCTATGTCTTTTGGTTCTCTTGGAAAAAATGCTGTTATGGCACTTAACAGAGGAGCAAGAGATTCCGGCGCCTATCAGAACACAGGTGAAGGGGGACTCAGCCACTACCATATGGAAGGAGCAGATATGGTTTGGCAAATTGGAACTGGTTACTTTGGCGCAAGGGACCATTCTGGAAAATTTAGTTTGGATGTCTTAAAGGAAAAAGTCGGCAAAAATCCTTGTATTAAGATGATCGAAATCAAATTATCTCAAGGCGCCAAACCAGGGAAAGGTGGAATTCTTCCTGCAAAAAAAGTAAACGCTGAAATTGCAGCCATTCGACATGTGGAAGAAGGAAAAGATTGTATCTCACCTAACTCACATAATGAATTTACAAATGTAAAAGAACTAATCCAGTTTATAGAAAAAATTGCATCCGGTACAGGTCTTCCTGTCGGAATCAAAAGTGCTGTTGGAGAAATTGAATTCTGGGAAGAACTTGCAAATGAAATGAAACAAAGTTCGTTAGGGCCTGACTTTATCACCATTGATGGTGGAGAAGGTGGAACAGGGGCCGCTCCTCTTACCTATGCCGACCATGTGTCTTTACCTTTTAAAATTGGATTCCAAAGAGTGTACACCCTCTTCCAAAAAGAGGGATTGTCCGAACAAATTGTTTGGATTGGATCCGGAAAACTCGGTTTTCCAGACCGAGCTGTGGTTGCGATTGCCATGGGTTGCGACCTTATCAATGTGGCAAGAGAAGCTATGTTGTCCATTGGTTGCATCCAAGCACAAAAATGCCATACTGACCATTGCCCCGCAGGGGTTGCCACCCAAAACTGGTGGTTACAACGAGGGGTGGACCCGGAAATCAAAGGGAAACGTGCAGCAAAGTACATCCAAGGATTTCGAAAAGAACTCTTAAGTTTGGCTCATTCTTGTGGTTATGAACACCCTGGACAATTCACTGGCCAAGACATAGAAATCAGTATGGGGATGAATCGATACCAAACCTTAGAGGGACTACTCGGTTACAAACGTGATGAAGTAAAATTTACAAAACTTCAGGACTACACTGTATTTCCGAAACGACAAGCCTAA
- a CDS encoding response regulator yields the protein MTPKICVIDDDTIYQFTTKKIISNAGIKEDVLLFSDAENALEFFHKESQNKDKLPDIIFLDINMPFMDGWQFLDAYGKISPTFPKPIVIFLVSSSVDEADTDRAAKIPMISGYIFKPFTKEKLLDSLAHLQS from the coding sequence ATGACTCCTAAAATTTGCGTGATTGATGATGATACAATATATCAATTCACAACCAAAAAGATCATTTCCAATGCTGGAATCAAAGAAGATGTTTTATTGTTTTCTGATGCTGAAAATGCACTCGAGTTTTTCCATAAGGAATCTCAAAACAAAGACAAACTCCCTGACATTATTTTTCTAGATATCAATATGCCATTTATGGATGGTTGGCAATTTTTAGATGCCTATGGAAAGATTTCACCAACATTCCCCAAACCCATTGTCATCTTTCTTGTCAGTTCCTCCGTTGATGAAGCCGACACAGACCGTGCTGCCAAAATTCCCATGATCTCTGGATATATCTTCAAACCATTTACGAAAGAAAAACTTTTGGATTCTTTGGCCCACCTCCAATCTTAG
- a CDS encoding PAS domain-containing sensor histidine kinase: MDNRKESEKNLFVGLPDSEILHLLTTISRELVCLHEPDGTYIYVSPNSEKIIGYKSEELIGKNPYDYFHPDEKRLIQERSHQPLLRGEENIHSTFRFLHKDGRYIWLQSDNRLTIHPTTGKKYLHTSSRDISEKMDTEANLALAERRFKTLFHDSPIGLVLTGGHGYIDETNEAFAKFLGYQSYEVVGKHFTEISSVDELEENLKFRDEVQKGIIDNYSIEKQYIHKTGKKVWAYLTVTVLRDDLGHPIHYLAQIIDINERKKNETLLREKNDRLRAATNSYLTQNKQLQAYNQIISHHLRAPVSNLRSLLDLMKESDQLKEVKEIESHLENVAENLETVLSELITTLKIQNSDQFQPEPVNIEQSFDKVLRLLNGEIKSKQAEIQYNFSSANTVYFSKDFLETIFLHLLSNSLRYADTDRKLRISVESFPIGAQTTISFSDNGIGIDLERYGDQIFQLRKTFHRHISGKGLGLFLIKYKMESIGGKIEVRSKPGEGATFLMYFPERSDSE; the protein is encoded by the coding sequence ATGGACAATCGAAAGGAATCAGAAAAAAATTTGTTTGTGGGACTGCCCGATTCCGAAATACTCCACCTTTTAACGACAATTAGCCGTGAATTGGTATGTTTGCATGAGCCTGACGGAACATATATTTATGTAAGTCCCAATTCGGAAAAAATCATTGGATACAAATCGGAAGAGCTGATCGGCAAAAATCCTTATGATTATTTTCATCCCGATGAAAAAAGACTCATCCAAGAAAGGTCTCACCAACCCCTACTCCGAGGTGAAGAAAATATCCACTCTACATTTCGTTTTTTACACAAAGATGGGCGTTACATTTGGCTACAATCAGACAATCGTTTAACGATCCATCCAACGACTGGAAAAAAATACCTTCATACATCCTCTAGAGATATTTCGGAAAAAATGGATACCGAAGCAAACTTGGCTCTTGCGGAAAGAAGATTCAAAACTCTGTTTCATGATTCACCCATAGGTTTGGTTCTTACTGGTGGACATGGTTATATCGATGAAACAAATGAAGCCTTTGCTAAGTTTTTAGGTTACCAAAGTTACGAAGTGGTTGGGAAACATTTTACCGAAATTAGTTCAGTTGACGAACTCGAAGAAAACTTAAAGTTCAGAGATGAGGTTCAAAAAGGAATCATCGATAACTATTCCATTGAAAAACAATACATTCATAAAACGGGAAAAAAAGTTTGGGCCTATCTCACTGTCACCGTACTCCGAGACGATTTGGGACACCCCATCCATTACCTAGCACAAATCATTGATATCAACGAAAGAAAAAAAAATGAAACTCTGCTCCGAGAAAAAAATGATCGCTTAAGGGCAGCAACTAATTCCTATTTAACGCAGAATAAACAACTACAAGCATACAACCAAATCATTTCTCATCATTTACGAGCACCCGTGAGTAATTTAAGAAGTCTTCTTGATTTGATGAAAGAATCGGACCAATTAAAAGAAGTGAAAGAAATCGAATCCCATTTAGAAAATGTTGCAGAAAATTTAGAAACTGTTCTTTCCGAACTTATCACCACATTAAAAATCCAAAATTCAGATCAGTTCCAACCGGAACCTGTCAACATTGAACAATCTTTTGACAAAGTACTCCGATTGTTGAACGGGGAAATCAAAAGCAAACAAGCGGAAATTCAATACAACTTTTCGAGTGCGAACACTGTATACTTTTCCAAGGATTTTTTAGAAACCATTTTCCTCCACCTCCTCAGTAACTCCCTTCGTTACGCTGATACGGACCGAAAGTTACGGATTTCTGTCGAATCTTTTCCCATCGGAGCACAAACCACAATTTCCTTTTCTGACAATGGGATTGGGATTGATTTAGAGCGGTACGGAGACCAAATTTTTCAGCTTAGGAAGACTTTTCATCGTCATATCAGTGGGAAGGGGCTGGGGTTATTTTTGATCAAATACAAAATGGAATCGATCGGAGGAAAGATTGAGGTGCGCTCTAAACCTGGAGAAGGAGCTACTTTTCTTATGTACTTTCCAGAAAGGAGTGATTCAGAATGA
- a CDS encoding single-stranded DNA-binding protein encodes MKNLSYIILDGNLTADPEEKTITGGKSLANFTVAVNHTSNYQEGKDKEEVSFFEVEAWEKLGENCVEYLKKGSKVTVMGNLKQNRWKTSDGENKSKFRVIASTVRFDSIRKKEEKVA; translated from the coding sequence ATGAAAAATCTATCGTACATCATTCTGGACGGAAATCTCACCGCTGATCCAGAGGAGAAAACTATAACAGGAGGAAAGTCTTTGGCTAATTTCACAGTTGCTGTCAACCACACCTCCAATTACCAAGAAGGAAAAGACAAAGAAGAAGTTTCTTTCTTTGAGGTAGAAGCCTGGGAAAAACTTGGGGAAAACTGTGTTGAATACCTAAAGAAAGGCAGTAAGGTCACTGTGATGGGAAATTTGAAACAAAATCGCTGGAAAACTTCTGATGGAGAAAACAAATCTAAGTTTCGAGTCATTGCCTCAACTGTCCGCTTTGACAGTATAAGAAAAAAAGAAGAGAAGGTCGCTTAA